From Hartmannibacter diazotrophicus, a single genomic window includes:
- a CDS encoding hydantoinase/oxoprolinase family protein, protein MNAQPFSDNILRVAVDIGGTFTDGVATLSPSGQIWVAKSPTTPSDPGEAVSTVIADLLRQVGQSADEVGERRPELGEVVHGTTLITNTLIERKGARTGLVTTRGMRDALDIGREWRYDIYDLDIEMPRPLVESDLRFEIDERKDARGETLIALDEAKLDAVVDAVRAAKVESVAVSLLHSYVSTDHEKRIEERLKRDLPGVMVSVSSDLAREIKEFERTSTVVANAYVKPIVADYLHQLGSRIAKIREGVPLRVMVSSGGFSSAESGAESPILLLESGPAAGVLSALNTARQNGLDHVLAFDMGGTTAKACVAVGGEPPISHSFECARVERFKRGSGLPILIPSIDLIEIGAGGGSIAHCNALGLMNIGPQSSGSVPGPACYNRGGSDATVTDADLLLGYLDPDRFLGGEMKLDVDAAEKAMKRLADELNVATVDAAWGIYNIVNENMASAARIHIAENGYDPRDFAMVATGGAGPVHAVEVARKLRIPRVLIPIAAGAGSCLGMLAAPARSDRAWSNPQLLKDVDWKEVAGNYAALREQSQIELDLAGAGDVEWMIGAEMRYYGQGAELSVSIPFGDIGPKTGEALLAAFEAQYEKLYGRLVPNAVPQVTTWRLVGRAPSDGHHFAWGDKRVAAHVSAARSRKIFLPLMKTYAEVPVFDRYSVPPGQTLQGPLILEERESTIVVAVRSDVTILPDLSVSIALREFD, encoded by the coding sequence ATGAACGCCCAGCCTTTCAGCGACAATATCCTGCGTGTGGCCGTGGATATCGGCGGCACCTTCACCGATGGTGTGGCGACTCTGTCTCCGTCCGGGCAGATCTGGGTCGCCAAGTCGCCGACCACCCCCTCCGATCCGGGCGAGGCCGTTTCGACCGTGATCGCCGATCTTCTGCGTCAGGTCGGGCAGTCCGCCGACGAAGTGGGCGAGCGCCGTCCCGAGCTCGGTGAGGTCGTGCACGGAACGACGCTCATCACCAACACGCTGATCGAGCGCAAGGGGGCACGTACTGGGCTCGTGACGACCCGCGGAATGCGCGATGCGCTCGATATCGGACGCGAGTGGCGCTACGACATCTACGACCTCGACATCGAGATGCCGCGGCCCTTGGTCGAAAGCGACCTGCGTTTCGAGATCGACGAGCGCAAGGATGCCCGGGGCGAGACCCTGATCGCGCTCGACGAGGCCAAGCTCGACGCGGTGGTGGACGCGGTGAGGGCGGCGAAGGTGGAATCCGTGGCGGTCTCGCTGCTGCATTCCTACGTCAGCACGGACCACGAGAAGCGGATCGAGGAAAGGCTGAAGCGCGACCTGCCGGGCGTGATGGTCTCTGTCTCGTCCGATCTTGCACGCGAGATCAAGGAATTCGAGCGCACTTCGACCGTCGTCGCCAATGCCTATGTGAAGCCCATCGTCGCGGACTACCTGCACCAGCTCGGCAGCCGGATCGCGAAAATCCGCGAAGGTGTTCCGCTGCGCGTCATGGTGTCGAGCGGTGGCTTCAGTTCTGCGGAATCGGGTGCGGAATCACCCATCCTCCTGCTGGAATCGGGGCCGGCGGCCGGCGTTCTCTCCGCTCTCAACACGGCGCGCCAGAACGGCCTCGACCATGTGCTTGCCTTTGACATGGGCGGGACGACCGCCAAGGCCTGTGTTGCGGTCGGTGGTGAGCCGCCGATTTCGCACAGCTTCGAATGCGCCCGTGTGGAGCGTTTCAAGCGGGGGTCCGGCCTGCCGATCCTCATCCCGAGCATCGATCTCATCGAGATCGGCGCAGGCGGCGGTTCGATCGCCCATTGCAACGCGCTCGGCCTGATGAACATCGGCCCGCAGTCCTCGGGCTCGGTGCCGGGACCGGCCTGCTATAACCGCGGCGGCAGCGATGCAACGGTGACCGACGCCGACCTGCTGCTTGGTTATCTTGATCCCGACCGCTTCCTTGGCGGTGAGATGAAGCTCGACGTCGACGCGGCGGAAAAGGCGATGAAGCGGCTTGCCGACGAGCTGAACGTGGCAACCGTCGACGCCGCCTGGGGCATCTACAACATCGTCAACGAGAACATGGCGAGCGCGGCGCGAATCCATATTGCCGAGAACGGCTACGATCCCCGGGACTTCGCGATGGTGGCGACGGGGGGCGCTGGGCCGGTCCACGCGGTGGAGGTCGCCCGCAAGCTGCGCATCCCGCGCGTTCTGATCCCGATCGCAGCCGGCGCGGGGTCCTGTCTCGGCATGCTGGCGGCGCCTGCCCGCTCCGATCGCGCCTGGTCCAACCCGCAGCTTCTGAAGGACGTGGACTGGAAAGAGGTCGCCGGAAACTACGCCGCCCTTCGCGAGCAGAGCCAGATCGAGCTTGATCTGGCAGGGGCGGGCGACGTCGAATGGATGATCGGCGCGGAGATGCGCTACTACGGTCAGGGCGCGGAACTTTCGGTCTCCATTCCCTTTGGTGATATCGGTCCGAAGACCGGCGAGGCGCTGCTCGCGGCCTTCGAGGCTCAATACGAGAAGCTTTACGGCCGGCTCGTGCCCAATGCCGTCCCGCAGGTGACGACATGGCGGCTCGTCGGGCGCGCGCCCAGCGACGGGCACCACTTCGCCTGGGGCGACAAGCGGGTCGCGGCACATGTCTCGGCCGCACGCAGCCGGAAAATCTTCCTGCCGCTCATGAAGACCTATGCCGAGGTGCCCGTTTTCGACCGCTACTCGGTCCCTCCAGGGCAGACCCTCCAGGGCCCCCTCATTCTGGAAGAACGCGAATCGACGATCGTCGTGGCGGTCAGGTCGGACGTGACGATCCTGCCCGACCTCTCCGTCTCCATCGCACTCAGGGAATTCGATTGA
- a CDS encoding hydantoinase B/oxoprolinase family protein, whose product MENTSALMHEPGALPTDVPDTEFDPIELEILWKRLISVVDEASAAFVRTCFSTLVRDGNDFAIVLTDAQGRSLAQSTMSLPGFIGCLPATVRHFLAKYPLETIRPGDVFITNDPWKGSGHVHDVTTATPIFHKDKVVAFAAVVSHLPDIGGRLRSNSSREIYEEGIQIPVMKLLDGGRPNDVLIEMIAQNIRVPEQGLGDIWAQVSGCRTMGERLQGLLETTDLEALGAQVRRRSENAMREAIRRIPDGVYRSTVQHDGFDKPIVIECELTVDGDRIDIDYAGTSPQLPHALNVVPIYTFAYTVYGLKALLCPDIPNNEGSFLPITTKAPLGSLLNPTYPAASGGRSAIGHLLPAAVFKALADVLPDKVWASGSPNSSLTMSGEYRGKRFAVVNFLNAGQGATSRRPGHSALSFPANLGNTPVEMMETLAPIRVIRREIRRGSGGKGRHEGGCGISFEFELLPDASDVVTSFLMTQLKSSTPGLAGGGAGQPGQLVVNGERVDPTMPRILKAGDRVLMETAGGGAYGAAG is encoded by the coding sequence ATGGAAAACACGAGCGCGCTCATGCACGAGCCTGGCGCCTTGCCGACGGACGTGCCCGATACGGAGTTCGACCCGATCGAGCTGGAAATTCTGTGGAAGCGCCTTATCAGCGTCGTCGACGAAGCGTCGGCGGCCTTCGTGCGCACCTGCTTTTCGACGCTGGTGCGCGACGGCAACGACTTCGCCATTGTCCTGACGGACGCGCAGGGACGCTCCCTTGCCCAGTCGACGATGAGCCTTCCGGGCTTCATCGGTTGCCTGCCGGCGACCGTCCGCCACTTCCTCGCAAAATATCCTCTTGAGACGATCAGGCCCGGCGATGTCTTCATCACCAACGACCCCTGGAAGGGATCGGGTCACGTGCATGACGTGACGACGGCGACGCCTATCTTCCACAAGGACAAGGTGGTTGCCTTCGCCGCCGTGGTCTCGCACCTGCCGGATATCGGCGGGAGGCTCAGGAGCAACTCCAGCCGGGAGATCTACGAAGAAGGCATTCAGATCCCGGTCATGAAGCTGCTCGACGGCGGCCGGCCGAATGATGTGCTGATCGAGATGATCGCCCAGAACATCCGGGTGCCCGAACAGGGGCTCGGCGATATCTGGGCTCAGGTCTCCGGCTGTCGCACGATGGGCGAGCGTCTCCAGGGTCTCTTGGAGACGACCGACCTCGAAGCCCTGGGCGCACAGGTGCGCCGGCGCTCTGAAAACGCGATGCGCGAGGCGATCCGCAGGATCCCCGACGGTGTCTACAGATCGACCGTCCAGCATGACGGCTTCGACAAGCCGATCGTGATCGAGTGTGAGCTGACCGTCGACGGTGACCGCATCGACATCGACTATGCCGGAACGAGCCCGCAGCTTCCCCATGCCCTCAACGTCGTGCCCATCTACACCTTCGCCTACACCGTCTACGGCCTGAAGGCGCTGCTGTGCCCCGATATTCCCAACAACGAGGGCAGCTTCCTGCCGATCACGACGAAGGCACCTCTGGGTTCGCTGCTGAACCCGACCTATCCGGCCGCGTCGGGCGGGCGCAGCGCCATTGGCCACCTACTGCCGGCGGCCGTGTTCAAGGCGCTCGCGGACGTCCTCCCGGACAAGGTCTGGGCGTCCGGATCGCCGAACTCCTCGCTCACCATGTCGGGTGAATATCGGGGCAAGCGCTTTGCCGTCGTGAACTTCCTGAATGCGGGACAGGGCGCCACCTCGCGCCGTCCCGGTCATTCGGCCCTGAGCTTTCCGGCCAACCTCGGCAACACGCCGGTCGAGATGATGGAAACGCTGGCGCCGATCCGCGTCATCCGCCGCGAGATCCGCCGCGGCAGCGGCGGCAAGGGCCGGCACGAGGGCGGTTGCGGCATCAGCTTTGAATTCGAACTCCTGCCGGACGCCTCGGATGTCGTCACGTCCTTCCTGATGACCCAGTTGAAGTCCTCCACGCCCGGCCTTGCCGGCGGCGGGGCAGGACAGCCGGGGCAACTCGTCGTCAATGGCGAGCGGGTCGACCCGACGATGCCGCGCATCCTCAAGGCCGGCGATCGGGTGCTCATGGAAACCGCTGGCGGCGGCGCCTACGGCGCGGCCGGATAA
- a CDS encoding RidA family protein, which produces MSDAIRRIDQNQRRSRAVVHGGLVYTAGQVPDDLSQDITGQARQVFGKIDDLLREAGTDKSRVLSAQVWLKTRDDLAGMNAVWDAWVVEGQTPARICGRVDMNNPDCRIEVQVIAAL; this is translated from the coding sequence ATGAGCGACGCCATCCGCCGCATCGATCAGAACCAGCGCCGTAGCCGCGCCGTCGTGCACGGCGGGCTTGTCTATACCGCGGGCCAGGTTCCCGATGACCTCTCCCAGGATATCACCGGACAGGCACGCCAGGTCTTCGGCAAGATCGACGATCTGCTGCGCGAGGCCGGCACGGACAAGAGCCGGGTGCTTTCCGCCCAGGTCTGGCTGAAGACGAGGGACGATCTTGCGGGCATGAATGCCGTCTGGGACGCCTGGGTCGTCGAGGGCCAGACGCCGGCCCGCATCTGCGGACGCGTCGACATGAACAATCCCGACTGCCGGATCGAAGTTCAGGTGATCGCAGCACTCTGA
- the tcuA gene encoding FAD-dependent tricarballylate dehydrogenase TcuA: MTNSQPSFDVLVVGGGNAALCAAISARRAGASVLVLEGAPKFYRGGNTRHTRNMRCAHDSATEILTGPYTEDEFWEDLLRVTAGNTNEVLARHMIRESKGMLNWIVEQGVRFQPSLGGTLSLGRTNSFFLGGGRSMLNALYRTAERLGVEVRYDAEVVDLDIRDGVFHSAGVLAEGTVERISARTLVAAAGGFEANIEWLKEGWGEIASNFLIRGTPYNRGTVLRMLLDHGVEQIGDPTQCHAVAIDARAPKFDGGIITRLDCVVFGVVVNNRAERFYDEGEDIWPKRYAIWGRLVAAQPDQIAYIVFDAPSLSMFMPSLYPPIEAASIAELAGKLDLDAAALDATIGAFNAAVRPGTFDHTILDDCRTEGLVPPKSHWARRIETAPFYAYPVRPGITFTYLGVRVDTQARMIMAGGAPAANMFAAGEIMAGNVLGQGYAAGIGMTIGSVFGKIAGQEAASHACN; the protein is encoded by the coding sequence TTGACCAACAGCCAGCCGTCCTTTGATGTCCTGGTCGTCGGCGGCGGGAACGCGGCTCTTTGCGCGGCGATCAGTGCGCGGCGGGCGGGCGCGTCGGTGCTGGTGCTCGAAGGGGCGCCGAAGTTCTATCGCGGCGGCAACACGCGCCACACGCGCAACATGCGTTGCGCGCACGACAGCGCCACCGAGATTCTGACCGGCCCCTATACCGAAGACGAATTCTGGGAGGATCTGCTGCGGGTCACTGCAGGCAACACCAACGAGGTGCTCGCTCGCCACATGATCCGCGAATCCAAGGGGATGCTGAACTGGATTGTCGAGCAGGGCGTGCGCTTCCAACCCTCGCTCGGAGGGACGTTGAGCCTCGGGCGGACCAATTCCTTCTTTCTCGGCGGCGGGCGTTCCATGCTGAACGCGCTTTACCGGACGGCAGAACGACTGGGTGTCGAGGTGCGCTATGACGCCGAAGTGGTTGATCTCGATATCCGCGATGGCGTCTTCCACTCGGCGGGCGTTCTGGCGGAAGGAACGGTCGAGCGTATTTCAGCGCGGACCCTCGTGGCCGCTGCCGGCGGCTTTGAAGCCAACATCGAATGGCTGAAGGAAGGGTGGGGCGAGATCGCCTCCAACTTCCTTATCCGTGGCACGCCCTACAACCGCGGAACGGTGCTGCGCATGTTGCTTGACCACGGGGTGGAGCAGATCGGCGACCCGACCCAGTGCCATGCGGTGGCAATCGACGCGCGCGCGCCGAAGTTCGATGGCGGCATCATCACGCGGCTCGATTGCGTGGTCTTTGGCGTCGTCGTCAACAATCGCGCCGAACGCTTCTACGATGAGGGCGAGGACATCTGGCCGAAGCGCTATGCCATATGGGGAAGGCTCGTGGCCGCGCAGCCGGACCAGATCGCCTACATCGTCTTCGATGCGCCCTCGCTCAGCATGTTCATGCCGTCGCTCTATCCGCCGATCGAGGCGGCGAGCATTGCCGAACTTGCCGGAAAGCTCGATCTCGATGCCGCCGCGCTGGACGCAACGATCGGCGCCTTCAATGCGGCTGTCCGCCCGGGAACCTTCGACCACACGATCCTCGACGACTGCCGCACGGAGGGCCTGGTGCCACCGAAGTCGCACTGGGCACGGCGCATCGAGACGGCGCCCTTCTACGCCTATCCCGTCCGGCCGGGCATCACCTTCACCTATCTCGGTGTGCGCGTCGACACGCAGGCGCGGATGATCATGGCTGGCGGTGCGCCGGCGGCCAACATGTTCGCGGCCGGAGAGATCATGGCGGGCAATGTGCTGGGACAGGGTTATGCCGCCGGCATCGGCATGACGATCGGCAGCGTCTTCGGAAAAATCGCGGGCCAGGAAGCAGCCAGTCATGCATGCAACTGA
- the tcuB gene encoding tricarballylate utilization 4Fe-4S protein TcuB: MHATETLKEAGRLMTVCNSCRYCEGLCAVFPAMELRRSFTDGDLDYLSNLCHSCGACYVDCQFSPPHEFDVNVPQTLALARAQSYARYTWPGIFSVFFERNGLLVSLLAAASVAVFILAFVAVHEPAAIFSSHAGGFYAVMPHNAMALLFGFVGLFALLAIAMSVRNFWREIGATWPVQSGPAALWQAVKDAGSLRYLDGGGVGCFNEDDEPTDRRRLYHHLTFYGFLLCFAATSVATLYHYLLGREAPYPVYDLPVLLGIVGGIGLLIGPAGLLLARGRRDPMLKDASHAGMDTAFLVMLFLTSLTGLALLALRETAAMPITLAVHLGVVFALFLSMPYGKFMHGFYRYAALVRYAAERRAHLDAGK, from the coding sequence ATGCATGCAACTGAGACACTGAAGGAAGCCGGGCGGCTGATGACCGTCTGCAATTCCTGCCGCTACTGCGAGGGGCTTTGCGCTGTCTTCCCCGCAATGGAATTGCGCCGGTCCTTCACGGACGGAGACCTCGATTACCTCAGCAATCTCTGCCACAGCTGCGGAGCCTGCTACGTTGATTGCCAGTTTTCGCCGCCGCACGAATTTGACGTGAACGTGCCGCAGACCCTGGCTCTGGCCCGGGCGCAATCCTATGCACGGTATACGTGGCCCGGAATCTTCTCGGTCTTCTTCGAGCGGAACGGCCTGCTGGTCTCGCTGCTGGCGGCCGCGAGCGTCGCGGTCTTCATTCTCGCCTTCGTCGCGGTCCACGAACCGGCGGCGATCTTCTCGTCCCACGCCGGTGGCTTCTACGCGGTGATGCCGCACAACGCCATGGCGCTGCTCTTCGGATTTGTCGGCCTCTTTGCGCTTCTGGCCATCGCCATGAGCGTCAGGAATTTCTGGCGCGAGATCGGTGCCACCTGGCCGGTTCAGTCCGGGCCGGCGGCGCTGTGGCAGGCCGTGAAAGACGCCGGATCGCTGCGCTATCTCGATGGCGGTGGGGTCGGTTGCTTCAACGAGGACGATGAGCCGACGGACCGAAGGCGCCTCTATCACCATCTGACCTTTTATGGCTTTCTCCTGTGCTTTGCGGCCACAAGCGTCGCAACGCTGTATCACTACCTGCTCGGACGCGAGGCGCCGTACCCGGTCTACGATCTTCCTGTGCTTCTTGGCATCGTCGGCGGCATCGGCCTTCTGATTGGGCCGGCCGGGCTGCTCCTTGCTCGCGGCCGCCGGGATCCGATGCTGAAGGATGCCTCCCATGCCGGCATGGACACGGCCTTTCTGGTCATGCTGTTCCTGACGAGCCTGACCGGGCTTGCGCTCCTCGCCCTGCGCGAGACGGCTGCAATGCCGATCACGCTGGCGGTTCATCTCGGGGTGGTCTTTGCGCTGTTTCTGTCCATGCCCTACGGCAAGTTCATGCATGGATTCTATCGCTATGCGGCGCTCGTGCGCTACGCGGCCGAGCGACGGGCGCACCTTGACGCCGGAAAATGA
- a CDS encoding LysR family transcriptional regulator: protein MGARISLRHLRCFSAVAETGSFTLAAQRLFVTQSSLTATIKQLEESVELRLFDRTTRRVELTKDAVWFKVVADRILRDFDNAIGDLQAVSKSQRGHIKIAAAPSVMAHLVAPTLQAFRTSYPDIAISVYDEGSDKIERSVLEGEMDFGLSSRLNNFPDLDYMPLMADPFGVVYPSDHPLAGKKGNLTWDDLKDYDYIGLTSDTGIGALLETHPELGLLERSGAYDHASSTFSLYALLKLGGRISILPSLAAFTGSLGEFEFRELHEPRIEREICLITRHLRSHSPSAQRVLEVLMTTIKQFDQQYGVRVY from the coding sequence ATGGGCGCACGAATTTCTCTTCGGCATCTGCGTTGCTTTTCGGCCGTCGCCGAGACGGGCTCGTTCACGCTCGCGGCCCAGCGGCTGTTCGTGACCCAGTCTTCCCTGACGGCAACGATCAAGCAGCTTGAGGAATCGGTCGAATTGCGTCTGTTCGACCGCACGACGCGGCGGGTGGAACTGACCAAGGACGCGGTTTGGTTCAAGGTTGTCGCCGACCGGATTCTGCGCGACTTCGACAATGCCATCGGCGATCTTCAGGCCGTATCCAAGAGCCAGCGCGGCCATATCAAGATCGCCGCAGCGCCGTCGGTCATGGCGCATCTCGTGGCGCCGACCCTCCAGGCCTTTCGGACATCCTATCCGGATATCGCAATTTCCGTCTATGACGAGGGCTCCGACAAGATCGAGCGCTCGGTCCTCGAAGGCGAGATGGACTTCGGGTTGTCGAGCCGGCTCAACAATTTTCCCGATCTCGACTATATGCCCCTGATGGCAGATCCCTTCGGCGTTGTTTATCCGTCGGACCACCCACTCGCCGGCAAGAAGGGCAATCTGACCTGGGACGATCTCAAGGACTATGACTATATCGGCCTGACCAGCGACACCGGCATCGGCGCTCTGCTGGAAACGCATCCGGAACTCGGGCTCCTGGAACGCAGCGGCGCCTATGACCATGCGTCCAGCACCTTCTCGCTCTATGCGCTTCTGAAGCTCGGGGGCAGGATCTCGATCCTGCCCTCCCTTGCCGCTTTCACGGGGTCTCTTGGGGAGTTCGAATTCCGCGAACTGCACGAGCCGAGGATCGAGCGCGAAATCTGTCTCATTACCCGGCATCTGCGGTCGCATTCGCCGAGTGCCCAGCGGGTGCTGGAAGTCCTGATGACGACGATCAAGCAGTTCGACCAGCAATATGGCGTTCGCGTCTACTGA
- a CDS encoding PaaI family thioesterase: MSGTEFSAEDGRAAVEAIISRSPYLSWLGLSVSDLQLGRIAAKARWREEWVANPVIGQTQGGILASLVDFAANFALFGNMGRPVLTIDLRVDYHRVAVKGDLIAEGSLVKLGRQVSVCEGRILDEEGRLIASGRGTFLTAPAEKSK, from the coding sequence GTGAGCGGCACTGAATTCTCCGCCGAAGATGGCAGGGCTGCCGTCGAGGCCATCATTTCGCGCAGCCCCTATCTGAGCTGGCTCGGCCTCAGCGTCAGTGATCTCCAGCTGGGCCGGATTGCCGCGAAGGCGCGCTGGCGCGAGGAGTGGGTTGCTAATCCAGTCATCGGCCAGACGCAGGGCGGCATTCTCGCGTCCCTCGTGGATTTTGCGGCCAATTTCGCCCTGTTCGGCAACATGGGCCGGCCGGTGCTCACCATCGACCTGCGCGTCGACTATCACCGCGTTGCCGTCAAGGGCGATCTCATCGCCGAGGGATCCCTCGTCAAGCTCGGCCGCCAGGTATCGGTCTGCGAGGGACGCATTCTCGACGAGGAAGGACGCCTGATCGCAAGCGGTCGCGGAACGTTCCTCACCGCGCCTGCAGAAAAGAGCAAGTGA